Within the Enterococcus hirae ATCC 9790 genome, the region GATACATTGCAAGTGAAAAATAAATTACTCATTTTAGATAATAAACGTGATCGACAAAAGTATATTGACCAGTTGAAAAAAAATAAGCCCATTGTTTGACAATTTTCGATTACAGTTGTAATCTATTATCGAAGTTAAGTTTACAAATGTAATCGATGGAGGTGAAAAACCAATGGAAGAAAAGAGAGTATTAATTAAAATCAGTGATTCTGAATGGGAAGTCATGCGAGTTATCTGGACTTTAGGTCAAGCAAATGCCCAACAAATCACTCAGATATTAGCTGATTCGATGGATTGGAAAGTAGCAACTGTTAAAACCCTTCTAGGGCGTTTGGTGAAAAAAGAAGCGCTTTGGACTGAACAAGAGGGAAAGAAATTTATTTATCATCCAGCTGTTTCCGAGATGGAAAACGTTCGAAGTGCTACTGAAAATCTCTTTTCACATATTTGTGCAAAAAGAGTCGGTGCGACAATTGCTGATTTGGTTGAAGAAGCGACATTGACCCAAGAAGATATTCAGCAGATCATGAAACAACTCAATAAAAAAGAGCCAGTCGAAACGATTGAATGTAATTGTATACCTGGCCAATGTGAATGTAAGAAACAGTAATAAGGAGGAAACAAGAATGAAACAAGAATTTTCAGTTAAAGGGATGAGTTGCAACCATTGTGTGGCTCGGATTGAAGAAGCGGTCGGAAGAATCAGTGGTGTCAAAAAAGTAAAAGTTCAGCTGAAAAAAGAAAAAGCCGTTGTGAAATTTGATGAAGCAAATGTTCAAGCGACAGAGATTTGTCAAGCAATCAATGAATTAGGCTATCAAGCAGAGGTGATTTGATGGCAACGAATACCAAAATGGAAACATTTGTCATTACTGGAATGACATGTGCGAATTGTTCTGCTCGAATCGAAAAAGAACTAAATGAACAACCTGGTGTCATGTCTGCTACTGTCAATTTAGCCACTGAAAAGGCAAGTGTGAAATATACCGACACTACTACAGAAAGATTGATCAAAAGTGTCGAAAATATCGGCTATGGGGCAATTTTATATGACGAAGCGCATAAACAAAAAATTGCTGAGGAGAAACAAACCTATTTAAGAAAAATGAAGTTTGATCTTATCTTTAGTGCGATCTTGACTCTACCCTTGATGTTAGCAATGATTGCCATGATGCTTGGAAGTCATGGACCAATTGTGTCGTTCTTCCATCTGTCTCTTGTGCAGTTGCTCTTTGCTTTGCCTGTGCAATTTTATGTAGGTTGGCGCTTTTATAAAGGAGCCTATCATGCATTAAAAACTAAAGCGCCGAATATGGATGTCTTAGTTGCGATTGGAACATCTGCAGCCTTCGCATTAAGCATTTATAATGGTTTTTTCCCTAGCCATTCCCATGATCTTTATTTTGAAAGTAGCAGTATGATCATTACCTTGATTTTACTTGGAAAGTATTTAGAACATACAGCAAAAAGTAAAACAGGCGATGCCATCAAACAGATGATGTCCCTTCAGACAAAAACAGCACAAGTTTTAAGAGATGGCAAAGAAGAGACGATTGCAATTGATGAGGTCATGATCGATGACATCTTAGTGATTCGTCCTGGTGAACAAGTACCTACAGATGGACGGATCATTGCTGGCACTAGTGCATTGGATGAAAGCATGTTGACAGGAGAAAGTGTACCTGTTGAGAAAAAAGAAAAAGATATGGTTTTTGGTGGAACGATCAATACCAATGGATTGATCCAAATACAAGTTTCTCAGATAGGAAAAGATACGGTGTTGGCACAAATCATCCAAATGGTGGAAGATGCTCAAGGAAGTAAAGCACCGATCCAACAAATTGCTGACAAGATTTCAGGGATTTTCGTACCGATCGTTTTGTTTTTAGCATTGGTGACACTATTAGTTACAGGATGGCTCACGAAGGATTGGCAGTTAGCATTGCTTCATAGTGTGTCCGTTTTAGTCATTGCTTGCCCATGTGCGCTTGGTTTAGCAACACCAACTGCCATCATGGTAGGAACAGGGGTCGGTGCTCATAATGGGATATTGATCAAAGGTGGCGAAGCGTTAGAAGGAGCCGCTCATCTAAATAGTATTATTTTGGATAAAACTGGAACGATTACACAAGGCCGACCAGAAGTAACAGATGTCATCGGTCCCAAAGAGATCATTTCCCTTTTCTATTCCCTTGAACATGCTTCTGAACATCCTTTAGGAAAAGCTATTGTTGCTTATGGTGCAAAAGTCGGTGCAAAAACTCAGCCAATCACTGATTTTGTTGCTCATCCTGGTGCAGGAATCAGTGGAACGATCAACGGTGTTCATTATTTTGCTGGGACTAGAAAGAGACTAGCTGAAATGAACCTTTCATTTGATGAATTTCAAGAACAGGCGTTAGAATTAGAACAGGCAGGGAAAACAGTGATGTTTTTAGCCAACGAAGAACAGGTTCTTGGAATGATTGCCGTTGCTGATCAAATCAAAGAAGATGCAAAACAAGCAATCGAGCAACTACAACAAAAAGGTGTCGATGTGTTTATGGTTACGGGAGATAATCAACGAGCCGCTCAAGCAATCGGCAAACAAGTAGGAATTGATTCCGACCATATCTTTGCAGAAGTTTTACCTGAAGAAAAAGCCAACTATGTAGAAAAACTACAGAAAGCTGGAAAGAAAGTTGGCATGGTCGGTGATGGAATCAATGATGCCCCAGCGCTAGCTTTAGCAGATGTTGGGATTGCAATGGGAAGTGGAACCGATATTGCGATGGAAACAGCTGATGTGACATTAATGAATAGTCATTTAACTTCTATCAATCAAATGATTTCTTTATCAGCTGCCACATTAAAAAAAATCAAACAAAATTTGTTTTGGGCATTCATTTATAATACGATCGGGATTCCTTTTGCTGCCTTTGGTTTTTTAAACCCAATCATTGCTGGTGGCGCAATGGCCTTTAGTTCAATCAGTGTATTATTGAATTCTTTAAGCTTAAATCGAAAAACGATCAAATAAATCGTTTCAGAGGAAAGGAAGGAAAAAGATGAATAATGGAATAGATCCTGAGAATGAAACAAATAAAAAGGGCGCTATTGGAAAGAATCCTGAGGAAAAAATAACTGTAGAACAAACGAATACCAAGAATAATTTACAGGAACATGGAAAAATGGAAAATATGGATCAACACCATACGCATGGACACATGGAACGGCACCAACAGATGGACCATGGACACATGAGCGGAATGGATCATAGCCATATGGATCATGAAGATATGAGTGGAATGAATCATAGCCACATGGGTCATGAAAATATGAGTGGAATGGATCATTCTATGCACATGGGGAACTTTAAGCAAAAATTTTGGCTTTCTCTGATTTTAGCGATTCCGATTATTCTTTTTTCACCGATGATGGGGATGTCCTTTCCTTTTCAAGTGACGTTTCCTGGCTCTAATTGGGTGGTGTTGGTTCTGGCAACGATTTTATTTATTTATGGCGGACAACCATTCTTAAGCGGAGCCAAAATGGAATTGAAACAAAAAAGTCCAGCAATGATGACACTGATTGCTATGGGGATTACCGTCGCATATGTTTATAGTGTGTATTCTTTTATAGCCAACCTCATCAACCCCCATACACATGTCATGGATTTTTTCTGGGAATTAGCAACGTTAATCGTAATCATGTTATTGGGACATTGGATCGAAATGAATGCAGTCTCTAATGCCAGCGATGCTTTACAAAAATTAGCAGAATTATTACCTGAATCGGTAAAACGATTGAAAAAAGACGGAACTGAAGAAACCGTCTCTTTAAAAGAAGTCCATGAAGGTGATCGTCTAATTGTTCGTGCTGGAGACAAGATGCCAACGGATGGGACGATCGACAAAGGACATACCATTGTTGATGAATCTGCTGTTACGGGTGAATCCAAAGGGGTTAAAAAGCAAGTGGGCGATTCGGTCATTGGTGGATCAATTAATGGCGACGGAACAATTGAAATTACTGTAACAGGTACTGGCGAAAATGGTTACCTTGCAAAAGTAATGGAGATGGTACGAAAAGCCCAAGGAGAAAAATCTAAATTAGAGTTTCTATCAGATAAAGTAGCAAAATGGTTATTTTATGTGGCTTTAGTAGTTGGGATCATCGCCTTTATTGCTTGGCTCTTCCTAGCAAATTTACCAGATGCACTAGAACGAATGGTCACCGTGTTCATCATTGCTTGTCCGCATGCACTGGGACTTGCGATTCCATTAGTCGTTGCTCGTTCGACTTCGATCGCAGCTAAAAATGGGTTGCTTTTGAAAAATCGGAATGCGATGGAACAAGCCAATGATCTAGATGTGATCATGTTAGATAAAACAGGCACGTTGACCCAAGGAAAATTTACTGTAACTGGTATTGAGATTTTAGATGAAGCTTATCAAGAAGAAGAAATCTTGAAATATATTGGTGCTTTAGAAGCACATGCAAATCATCCTTTAGCGATTGGGATAATGAATTATTTAAAAGAAAAAAAGATTACTCCTTATCAAGCACAGGAACAAAAAAATTTAGCAGGTGTTGGTTTAGAAGCAACTGTGGAAGACAAAGATGTTAAAATTATTAATGAAAAAGAAGCAAAACGTTTAGGACTAAAAATCGACCCTGAACGATTAAAAAACTATGAAGCTCAAGGAAACACTGTCAGCTTTTTAGTAGTTTCAGATAAATTAGTGGCTGTGATTGCTCTAGGAGATGTCATTAAACCAGAAGCAAAAGAGTTTATCCAAGCGATCAAAGAAAAAAATATTATCCCAGTCATGTTGACTGGGGATAACCCCAAAGCAGCCCAAGCAGTAGCCGAATATCTTGGAATCAATGAATATTACGGCGGTCTACTGCCAGATGACAAAGAGGCGATCGTTCAAAGATATCTTGATCAAGGAAAAAAAGTGATCATGGTTGGTGACGGCATCAATGATGCGCCAAGCTTAGCACGGGCAACGATAGGTATGGCAATCGGAGCAGGAACTGATATTGCGATTGATTCTGCAGATGTTGTCTTAACGAACAGTGACCCCAAAGATATCTTGCATTTCTTAGAATTAGCAAAAGAAACAAGAAGAAAAATGATCCAAAATCTTTGGTGGGGCGCTGGTTATAATATTATTGCTATTCCTTTAGCAGCAGGAATCTTAGCACCAATCGGACTTATTTTAAGCCCAGCAGTGGGAGCAGTCTTGATGTCACTAAGTACAGTGGTCGTTGCGCTCAACGCCTTAACTTTAAAATAAGTTGTTAACGTTACTTGATTAACGAGTGAGTGTAAAAATAGAAAAAAGACAATCTTTAAGGACAAACACAAGCAAATTTATTCAAATGAAAACTGGCAAGCAGCTATTTTTCAGCGAATCAATTTTAGCAAAGGTCGTTAAAGATTGTCTTTTTTATTTATGTAGACAAAATGAAAAGAAAAAATGGCAGGAGAAAAGTTGAGAGAGGGATTCAAGAAATAATCAGTAACCATAGTTGTTCCCATTGTACGAAATTTTGC harbors:
- a CDS encoding CopY/TcrY family copper transport repressor — protein: MEEKRVLIKISDSEWEVMRVIWTLGQANAQQITQILADSMDWKVATVKTLLGRLVKKEALWTEQEGKKFIYHPAVSEMENVRSATENLFSHICAKRVGATIADLVEEATLTQEDIQQIMKQLNKKEPVETIECNCIPGQCECKKQ
- the copZ gene encoding copper chaperone CopZ; the encoded protein is MKQEFSVKGMSCNHCVARIEEAVGRISGVKKVKVQLKKEKAVVKFDEANVQATEICQAINELGYQAEVI
- the copA gene encoding copper-translocating P-type ATPase CopA; this translates as MATNTKMETFVITGMTCANCSARIEKELNEQPGVMSATVNLATEKASVKYTDTTTERLIKSVENIGYGAILYDEAHKQKIAEEKQTYLRKMKFDLIFSAILTLPLMLAMIAMMLGSHGPIVSFFHLSLVQLLFALPVQFYVGWRFYKGAYHALKTKAPNMDVLVAIGTSAAFALSIYNGFFPSHSHDLYFESSSMIITLILLGKYLEHTAKSKTGDAIKQMMSLQTKTAQVLRDGKEETIAIDEVMIDDILVIRPGEQVPTDGRIIAGTSALDESMLTGESVPVEKKEKDMVFGGTINTNGLIQIQVSQIGKDTVLAQIIQMVEDAQGSKAPIQQIADKISGIFVPIVLFLALVTLLVTGWLTKDWQLALLHSVSVLVIACPCALGLATPTAIMVGTGVGAHNGILIKGGEALEGAAHLNSIILDKTGTITQGRPEVTDVIGPKEIISLFYSLEHASEHPLGKAIVAYGAKVGAKTQPITDFVAHPGAGISGTINGVHYFAGTRKRLAEMNLSFDEFQEQALELEQAGKTVMFLANEEQVLGMIAVADQIKEDAKQAIEQLQQKGVDVFMVTGDNQRAAQAIGKQVGIDSDHIFAEVLPEEKANYVEKLQKAGKKVGMVGDGINDAPALALADVGIAMGSGTDIAMETADVTLMNSHLTSINQMISLSAATLKKIKQNLFWAFIYNTIGIPFAAFGFLNPIIAGGAMAFSSISVLLNSLSLNRKTIK
- the copB gene encoding copper/silver-translocating P-type ATPase CopB; this translates as MNNGIDPENETNKKGAIGKNPEEKITVEQTNTKNNLQEHGKMENMDQHHTHGHMERHQQMDHGHMSGMDHSHMDHEDMSGMNHSHMGHENMSGMDHSMHMGNFKQKFWLSLILAIPIILFSPMMGMSFPFQVTFPGSNWVVLVLATILFIYGGQPFLSGAKMELKQKSPAMMTLIAMGITVAYVYSVYSFIANLINPHTHVMDFFWELATLIVIMLLGHWIEMNAVSNASDALQKLAELLPESVKRLKKDGTEETVSLKEVHEGDRLIVRAGDKMPTDGTIDKGHTIVDESAVTGESKGVKKQVGDSVIGGSINGDGTIEITVTGTGENGYLAKVMEMVRKAQGEKSKLEFLSDKVAKWLFYVALVVGIIAFIAWLFLANLPDALERMVTVFIIACPHALGLAIPLVVARSTSIAAKNGLLLKNRNAMEQANDLDVIMLDKTGTLTQGKFTVTGIEILDEAYQEEEILKYIGALEAHANHPLAIGIMNYLKEKKITPYQAQEQKNLAGVGLEATVEDKDVKIINEKEAKRLGLKIDPERLKNYEAQGNTVSFLVVSDKLVAVIALGDVIKPEAKEFIQAIKEKNIIPVMLTGDNPKAAQAVAEYLGINEYYGGLLPDDKEAIVQRYLDQGKKVIMVGDGINDAPSLARATIGMAIGAGTDIAIDSADVVLTNSDPKDILHFLELAKETRRKMIQNLWWGAGYNIIAIPLAAGILAPIGLILSPAVGAVLMSLSTVVVALNALTLK